One stretch of Pradoshia sp. D12 DNA includes these proteins:
- the recX gene encoding recombination regulator RecX, giving the protein MPLISKIEQQKKNKNRFNIYITEEGQPERYAFSVDDDLLVRMRLSKGMEVDELSIMEIQYRDHIQKAFQSAVNYLSYRIRSEHEVISYLSEKEWEQAVIDEVIHKLREYRYVDDEEYANAFVRTQMNVSKKGPDVIRTELLNKGISEKDQQTALSQYTNDLQRENAEEWASKTLKKSKGSMKEAKQKTIQFLVRKGFSMSLAKLVTEELAVDDKNAEWESLVKTATKFHRKYAQLDDYSYSQKMKTALFRKGFDMDLISRFVELGKERIDNGDFELY; this is encoded by the coding sequence ATGCCACTTATCTCAAAAATTGAACAACAAAAAAAGAATAAAAATCGTTTTAATATATACATAACAGAAGAAGGACAGCCTGAAAGATACGCATTTAGTGTGGATGATGACTTACTTGTCCGCATGCGGCTATCGAAGGGGATGGAAGTCGATGAATTATCCATTATGGAAATTCAGTACCGTGACCATATCCAAAAAGCATTTCAGTCTGCTGTCAATTATCTATCTTATCGTATTCGTTCAGAGCATGAGGTTATTTCCTATTTGAGTGAAAAGGAATGGGAACAGGCGGTTATTGATGAAGTAATTCATAAACTGCGTGAGTATAGATATGTTGACGATGAGGAATATGCGAATGCATTTGTACGAACCCAAATGAATGTCAGTAAAAAAGGACCTGATGTCATCCGGACAGAGCTGCTCAATAAGGGAATCTCAGAAAAGGATCAGCAGACTGCATTAAGTCAGTATACGAATGATTTGCAAAGAGAAAATGCTGAAGAATGGGCCAGTAAGACATTAAAAAAAAGTAAGGGTTCCATGAAAGAAGCAAAACAGAAAACAATCCAATTTCTTGTACGGAAGGGTTTTTCAATGAGCCTGGCCAAATTGGTGACTGAAGAGTTAGCGGTTGATGATAAGAATGCTGAATGGGAAAGTCTTGTAAAAACAGCGACTAAATTTCACAGAAAGTATGCTCAACTGGATGACTATTCGTATAGTCAAAAAATGAAAACAGCTCTATTTAGAAAAGGTTTTGATATGGACTTAATTTCTCGTTTTGTAGAACTGGGCAAAGAGCGAATTGATAACGGAGATTTTGAATTGTACTGA
- a CDS encoding YfhH family protein, with product MQEKKFSEMSEHELRQTIADLNEKARKAEQLGMVNEFAVHKRRAVMAKAYTLDPADIIVGEMYGIDGAPGEYFKVEYLKGVFAWGYRLQQNEEEGLPISLLMKLK from the coding sequence ATGCAGGAGAAAAAATTCAGTGAGATGTCAGAGCATGAGCTTAGACAAACAATCGCAGATTTAAATGAAAAAGCAAGAAAGGCTGAGCAGCTTGGGATGGTTAATGAGTTTGCCGTACATAAAAGGAGAGCCGTTATGGCAAAGGCTTATACATTAGACCCGGCTGATATTATAGTCGGTGAAATGTATGGTATAGATGGAGCGCCTGGAGAATATTTTAAGGTGGAGTATTTAAAAGGTGTGTTTGCCTGGGGGTATCGTCTTCAACAAAATGAAGAAGAAGGGCTGCCTATTTCCTTGCTAATGAAATTAAAATAA
- a CDS encoding small, acid-soluble spore protein K, translating into MLRNKAKGFPYEHDNKFNGEPRSKPEYASKRADGTTNTRPQERMHASGERDSK; encoded by the coding sequence ATCTTGAGAAATAAAGCAAAAGGCTTTCCTTATGAGCATGATAATAAATTTAATGGGGAACCCCGATCCAAACCAGAGTATGCTTCAAAACGAGCAGATGGCACTACAAATACTCGTCCACAGGAGCGAATGCATGCCTCTGGAGAACGGGATTCTAAATAA
- a CDS encoding metal-dependent hydrolase — protein sequence MDTGTHLVMGIALGGLATLDPQVASHTGTATAVMIGTILGSQAPDIDTVLKMKNNAVYIRNHRGRTHSIPFVILWPILITALIALIIPEANTLHLWLWTFFAVFLHVFVDIFNAYGTQALSPLSSKWVALGIINTFDPFIFGIHIVGLILWTFGFDPGTLFLIMYVIIIGYYIARITESRSLKAQIRLQIPDARRITLSPTMRYHRWKVAVTTPDKYYVGVAENREIQFYDTFDRIPLPESPILDAALKDVNLSAFVSFSPVYRWEMDYQEGMHIVRFIDLRYRSRGRYPFVAVVHLDDDLTIINSFTGWVFTEEKLQKKLNMITG from the coding sequence ATGGATACCGGTACTCATCTTGTAATGGGTATAGCACTTGGTGGATTAGCCACCCTGGATCCTCAGGTCGCCTCCCATACAGGAACAGCAACGGCCGTTATGATCGGTACAATCCTTGGTTCCCAGGCACCTGATATAGATACGGTTCTAAAAATGAAAAATAATGCAGTATATATACGCAATCATCGCGGAAGGACACATTCCATACCATTTGTAATTCTCTGGCCTATATTAATTACGGCTCTTATTGCCCTTATTATTCCGGAAGCGAATACCTTACATCTATGGTTGTGGACCTTTTTCGCTGTATTTTTGCATGTATTTGTAGATATATTTAATGCATATGGAACACAGGCTCTAAGCCCCCTGTCCTCAAAATGGGTCGCGCTCGGGATTATTAATACATTTGATCCCTTTATCTTCGGAATTCATATTGTAGGTCTTATTTTATGGACATTCGGCTTTGATCCAGGAACTTTATTCTTAATAATGTATGTAATTATTATCGGTTATTATATTGCTCGGATAACAGAATCCAGAAGCTTAAAGGCTCAGATTCGTTTACAAATCCCTGACGCTCGGCGAATTACACTTTCCCCAACCATGCGTTATCACCGCTGGAAGGTAGCTGTTACAACTCCTGATAAGTATTATGTTGGGGTAGCTGAAAATCGTGAAATACAATTTTACGATACATTTGATCGTATTCCTTTACCGGAAAGTCCAATACTGGATGCTGCTCTAAAGGATGTGAATCTCTCTGCCTTTGTATCTTTCTCTCCGGTATACCGATGGGAAATGGACTATCAGGAGGGCATGCATATTGTCCGATTCATTGATTTACGTTATCGGAGCAGAGGACGATATCCCTTTGTGGCTGTCGTTCATTTAGATGATGATTTAACTATTATCAACTCATTTACTGGATGGGTTTTTACAGAAGAAAAGCTTCAAAAGAAACTAAATATGATTACTGGATAA
- the mutY gene encoding A/G-specific adenine glycosylase: MKTLVSCNIEQFRKDLIDWFIQEQRQLPWRLNKDPYRVWVSEIMLQQTRVDTVIPYYERFMEWFPTLDDFADADEEKYLKAWEGLGYYSRVRNLHSAVKEVKENYGGIVPNTPEEIKKLKGVGPYTAGAILSIAYGVPEPAVDGNVMRVISRILEIYDDIAKPATRKLFDSAVRELIDTEHTSEFNQALMELGALICVPGKPACLLCPVREHCWAFDKGIQQELPVKTKAKKTKIVHLSALVINDESGRILIRKRPETGLLAGLWEFPSYETTGDVKELKEMIAEQNQVELNQLTPIGHINHVFSHLTWEIDIYTATVNNLENFKSNTHKLAYVKDHDFQQYALPVSHQKIYETYVFNG, translated from the coding sequence GTGAAGACACTTGTAAGTTGCAATATAGAACAATTCAGAAAAGATCTTATAGATTGGTTTATTCAGGAACAAAGACAGCTCCCGTGGCGATTAAATAAAGATCCCTATCGTGTCTGGGTTTCTGAAATTATGCTTCAGCAAACCCGTGTGGATACCGTTATTCCTTATTACGAACGTTTTATGGAATGGTTTCCGACACTTGATGATTTTGCTGATGCTGATGAGGAAAAATATTTAAAAGCATGGGAAGGTCTAGGCTACTATTCTCGGGTTCGTAATTTGCATAGTGCAGTTAAAGAGGTAAAGGAAAACTACGGTGGAATTGTGCCAAACACTCCTGAAGAAATTAAAAAATTAAAAGGTGTCGGTCCATACACTGCCGGTGCGATATTAAGCATTGCTTATGGTGTTCCGGAGCCTGCAGTTGATGGAAATGTCATGAGAGTCATTTCCAGGATATTAGAAATATATGATGACATAGCGAAGCCTGCCACCCGCAAACTATTTGATTCAGCTGTACGTGAATTAATTGATACCGAACATACGTCAGAATTTAATCAGGCATTGATGGAACTTGGCGCTCTTATATGTGTTCCTGGTAAACCTGCATGCTTATTATGTCCGGTAAGAGAGCACTGCTGGGCATTTGATAAAGGAATCCAGCAGGAGCTTCCGGTAAAAACTAAAGCTAAAAAGACCAAAATTGTTCATTTATCGGCACTTGTGATAAACGATGAAAGTGGAAGAATCCTGATTAGGAAGCGGCCGGAGACAGGTCTTCTCGCAGGGTTGTGGGAATTCCCAAGCTATGAAACAACAGGAGATGTGAAAGAACTTAAAGAAATGATTGCGGAACAGAATCAAGTTGAATTAAATCAATTAACTCCAATCGGTCATATCAATCATGTATTTTCACATTTGACATGGGAAATTGATATCTATACAGCCACTGTGAATAATTTGGAGAACTTTAAAAGCAATACACATAAATTAGCATATGTGAAAGATCATGATTTTCAACAGTATGCTTTACCTGTATCTCATCAAAAAATTTATGAAACATATGTATTTAATGGTTAA
- a CDS encoding gamma-type small acid-soluble spore protein yields the protein MLMANNSSKTNANQVRQQNAQSAGQSQGQFGSEFASETDVQSVKQANAKAEKNKAKNSGNSGQQ from the coding sequence ATATTAATGGCTAACAACAGTTCAAAAACAAATGCAAATCAAGTGAGACAACAAAACGCACAATCTGCAGGTCAAAGCCAAGGTCAATTTGGTTCTGAATTTGCAAGTGAAACTGATGTGCAATCTGTGAAACAAGCAAACGCGAAAGCAGAGAAAAACAAAGCTAAAAACTCCGGTAACTCCGGACAACAATAA
- a CDS encoding YgaB family protein, whose protein sequence is MKSFEELVNEQMVIMDKLLHMQTELDRYMELEEELRNRKNDEDLLCVQDDISEMKRELDTIQTIFMQLTEKVIESYQSKSAPKL, encoded by the coding sequence ATGAAGAGTTTTGAAGAGTTAGTTAATGAACAAATGGTCATTATGGATAAGCTTTTACATATGCAAACAGAACTTGACCGTTATATGGAGCTAGAGGAGGAACTGAGGAATCGAAAGAATGATGAAGATTTACTATGTGTCCAGGACGATATAAGTGAGATGAAAAGAGAATTAGATACAATCCAAACGATATTTATGCAATTAACAGAAAAAGTGATTGAAAGCTATCAGTCAAAATCTGCCCCGAAACTATAA
- a CDS encoding DUF402 domain-containing protein, translating to MRVPREGEEIQIHSYKHNGHIHRVWQETTILKGTQFIVIGCNDRTLVTESDGRTWLTREPAITYFHSQYWFNIIGMLRDDGIYYYCNLSSPFVFDGEAVKYIDYDLDIKVYPDMTYNLLDEDEYEEHKLQMGYPNVIDHILRRNVEKLISMIRAKKGPFSQEFVHNWYNRYLTIKS from the coding sequence GTGCGAGTACCGAGAGAAGGAGAAGAAATCCAAATACACAGTTACAAACATAATGGACATATACACCGGGTTTGGCAAGAGACGACCATATTAAAGGGTACCCAATTTATTGTAATTGGTTGCAATGATCGGACTCTTGTAACCGAATCTGATGGTAGGACATGGCTCACAAGAGAGCCAGCTATTACCTACTTTCACTCACAGTATTGGTTTAATATCATCGGCATGCTTCGTGATGACGGTATTTACTACTACTGTAATTTAAGTTCTCCATTTGTATTTGATGGGGAAGCGGTTAAATATATCGATTATGATCTTGATATAAAGGTATATCCCGATATGACATATAACCTGTTAGATGAAGATGAGTACGAAGAGCATAAACTTCAAATGGGTTATCCGAATGTCATTGACCATATTCTCAGGAGAAATGTGGAAAAGCTGATTAGTATGATTCGAGCGAAAAAAGGGCCGTTTTCTCAGGAGTTCGTTCATAATTGGTATAACCGATATTTAACAATTAAAAGTTGA
- a CDS encoding ABC transporter ATP-binding protein produces the protein MNSIKRYMRFVRPYKWQIIVTILIGIVKFAIPLLTPALLAYVIDDIIGANALQKGEQLRKLYMLMAIMFFIFVVVRPPVEYYRQYFAQWTASKILFDIRDKMFSHIQKLSFKYYSNAKAGEIISRVINDVEETKNFVITGLMNVWLDLVTILIAVGIMLTFDVKLTIVSLLLLPLYSFSIKYFFGKLRELTRDRSQALAQVQGYLHERVQGMAVIKSFAIEDHEQKQFNKVNGNFLKKALAHTSWNAKSFAAVNTITDIAPLVVILFAGYQVINGNMTLGTMVAFVGYIDLLYGPLRRLMNSSTTLTQSLASMDRVFEFLDVPYDIEDKPDARPCKDVQGTITFDHVSFSYGEDETQALKDINLEVKRGETIALVGMSGGGKSTLVSLIPRFYDVTQGRILLDGVDIRDVQVRSLRDNIGMVMQDSILFSESVRENILLGRPDATDKEIYEAAKAANAHDFICKLPSGYETKVGERGVKLSGGQKQRISIARVFLKNPSIIVLDEATSALDLESEHLIQEALEKLSRDRTTFIVAHRLSTITHADRIVMVEHGCIIEVGTHQELMAKQGAYYRLFQVQQLDA, from the coding sequence ATGAATAGTATAAAAAGATATATGAGGTTTGTAAGGCCTTATAAGTGGCAAATCATTGTGACAATCCTAATCGGGATAGTTAAATTTGCGATTCCTTTGCTGACTCCTGCCTTATTGGCATATGTGATTGATGATATAATCGGTGCCAATGCTTTGCAAAAAGGAGAGCAATTAAGGAAGCTCTATATGTTAATGGCAATCATGTTTTTCATTTTTGTGGTAGTTCGGCCTCCAGTAGAATATTACCGTCAATATTTTGCCCAATGGACAGCAAGTAAAATCTTATTTGATATCCGCGATAAAATGTTCAGTCATATACAAAAGTTAAGCTTTAAATATTACTCTAATGCAAAAGCAGGAGAAATTATCTCCAGAGTGATTAATGATGTTGAAGAAACTAAGAATTTTGTTATAACCGGCCTTATGAATGTTTGGTTGGATCTAGTTACAATTTTAATAGCAGTTGGAATTATGCTTACCTTTGACGTAAAATTGACCATTGTATCGTTGCTTCTGTTACCGCTCTACTCATTCTCCATTAAATATTTCTTTGGTAAATTAAGAGAATTAACCCGAGATAGATCACAGGCGCTTGCTCAAGTACAGGGCTATTTGCATGAACGTGTACAAGGGATGGCCGTGATTAAGAGCTTTGCGATTGAAGATCATGAGCAAAAGCAATTTAATAAAGTGAATGGAAACTTCTTAAAAAAAGCGTTAGCTCACACAAGCTGGAACGCTAAATCGTTTGCAGCAGTCAATACAATTACAGATATTGCTCCTCTAGTTGTCATCCTATTTGCCGGATACCAGGTCATTAATGGGAATATGACATTAGGGACTATGGTTGCCTTTGTCGGCTATATCGATTTATTGTATGGACCTTTGCGTAGATTGATGAACTCATCTACCACATTAACGCAATCACTGGCATCAATGGACCGTGTGTTTGAATTTTTGGATGTTCCGTATGATATTGAGGACAAGCCTGATGCACGTCCATGTAAAGATGTACAAGGGACCATTACGTTTGATCATGTATCATTCTCTTATGGAGAAGATGAGACTCAGGCACTGAAGGATATTAATCTTGAAGTGAAAAGGGGAGAAACAATTGCGCTTGTCGGGATGAGCGGAGGAGGTAAATCTACTCTGGTTAGCTTGATTCCACGATTTTATGATGTGACACAAGGGCGTATACTATTGGACGGAGTGGATATCCGAGATGTTCAGGTACGCTCACTTCGGGACAATATTGGAATGGTGATGCAAGACAGTATTTTATTTAGTGAATCGGTTCGTGAAAATATTTTACTGGGTAGGCCAGATGCGACAGATAAAGAAATCTATGAAGCTGCCAAAGCAGCAAATGCTCATGATTTTATCTGCAAATTACCAAGTGGATATGAGACAAAAGTAGGCGAGAGGGGCGTCAAATTATCAGGAGGTCAAAAGCAGCGTATTTCTATTGCACGTGTGTTTTTGAAGAATCCATCCATTATTGTGTTGGATGAAGCAACCTCTGCTCTTGATTTGGAAAGTGAGCATCTTATTCAGGAAGCACTTGAAAAGCTCTCCCGTGACCGTACTACATTTATAGTGGCTCACAGATTATCTACCATTACACATGCTGATCGAATTGTTATGGTTGAACATGGCTGTATAATAGAAGTGGGAACACACCAAGAATTAATGGCTAAACAAGGAGCTTATTATAGACTCTTTCAGGTTCAACAGTTGGATGCCTAA
- a CDS encoding FUSC family protein: MKVGARVFKTGIAIVIAIYVATAFNIPAPVLAGISAVFAVQPTIYRSYRTLIDQIQANIIGFLIAISFVLLFGNDPLLIGLAAIITIVINLQLKNENQLTISLVTLILIMEQQDGNFTEFAFWRVAAILIGILSAFIVNLVFLPPKYETKLYKRISTTTDDILQWIRIGSRSSTEHIMMKKDINRIKENVTKADSLYALYKEERETFRKNTVAKSRKLVIYRYMIATNKRSLDILKRLHRFENEFHQMPEDFQIQVHHQLDLLLRKHEHIHLKFIGKVKPGLMLEESTDTYNKQLLIDIVKGFRLNTDEDSPVHYHMVTLISSMLEYGDYLEHLEMLVNSFHSYHKSENKSIKINDDDQL, translated from the coding sequence ATGAAGGTTGGTGCCCGAGTCTTTAAAACGGGAATAGCCATTGTGATAGCCATCTATGTTGCGACAGCATTTAATATACCGGCTCCCGTACTAGCCGGGATTTCGGCTGTATTTGCCGTTCAGCCTACCATATACCGTTCGTACAGGACATTAATTGATCAAATACAAGCGAATATTATCGGATTTCTAATCGCGATATCGTTTGTATTATTATTTGGTAATGATCCCTTATTAATTGGTTTGGCAGCCATTATAACAATTGTAATCAACTTACAGCTGAAAAATGAAAATCAACTGACAATTTCGCTTGTAACTTTAATCTTGATTATGGAGCAACAAGACGGTAATTTTACTGAATTCGCCTTTTGGAGAGTTGCTGCCATTTTAATCGGTATTCTATCAGCGTTTATTGTTAACCTTGTCTTTCTTCCTCCAAAGTATGAGACAAAGCTTTATAAACGAATTAGCACAACCACAGACGATATTCTACAATGGATCAGAATTGGTTCTAGAAGCTCAACTGAACATATTATGATGAAAAAGGACATTAATCGTATTAAAGAGAATGTCACAAAGGCCGATAGCTTGTACGCTCTATATAAAGAAGAGCGTGAAACTTTCAGGAAAAATACGGTTGCCAAATCCCGTAAACTCGTAATCTACCGTTATATGATAGCAACAAACAAACGATCATTGGATATCTTAAAAAGATTACATCGCTTTGAAAACGAATTCCATCAAATGCCTGAGGATTTTCAAATCCAGGTTCATCATCAACTGGATTTGTTGTTGAGAAAACATGAACATATTCATCTGAAATTTATAGGTAAAGTAAAGCCGGGACTAATGCTTGAGGAATCTACGGACACTTATAACAAACAATTGCTGATTGATATTGTTAAAGGTTTTCGATTAAATACAGACGAGGATTCTCCCGTCCACTACCATATGGTTACACTAATTTCATCTATGCTTGAATATGGTGACTACTTAGAGCATCTAGAAATGCTTGTTAACAGTTTTCACTCTTATCACAAATCAGAGAACAAATCGATCAAGATAAATGATGATGATCAATTATAA